From Anopheles coluzzii chromosome 3, AcolN3, whole genome shotgun sequence, the proteins below share one genomic window:
- the LOC120955384 gene encoding protein lin-54 homolog isoform X1 has translation MNMEDLRDIEDESYADSQDMVEYTSEEQEDEQEEVEHGTMDVDLEDLVEETNHPEVSTDEEYENYEDDEKPSRTLLPDNSNTVQTFQHVVSLSGLQKVGNNSGIERSTSKVMMVPQSSTATTAPMKLLNAARPSLPSTAATTSYRLLNSDGTMIVNVSNKSGPTKKVISVSSPVANPPNQTNRVVLNTNARVMHIQPQNMSASTGAGLKTMTVGKTITMKTIAGGAIKMASQTTPLTSGTVVRVAKPAVAQPGALAGTSSVTKQNVTIGGTDVQKVILKPGVGNTATKKIIAPSSGLHAVTLPGGKGVQYVRLLNQRPTTSGGTVQKIVLKSPSKIHNSASSSVAATTGTAVSSTGISGTIQTGSPKIIMQNNRTFVVRNGAGNLAAMPTTSSLGKPSVLSTNRKIILNSDSNSGTARIVLSKEDSKHMDSKDNLQLVSQKPLAVSNGGAAPEKVVVKADVRKQDQYVIETVKANSNNSGSSSGSNIKGADTSKDSPRAPTTTVYGFPDEAYKKRPCNCTKSQCLKLYCDCFANGEYCYNCNCKDCFNTFDHDNERQKAIRSTLERNPNAFKPKIGSIGSTDDGTRLHTKGCNCKRSGCLKNYCECYEGKIACSSNCKCVGCRNTDQFTLDYDYYSSNDASRKSIDDGHRHVSLIVPDKIDSDTGVAHSSMNSVGLKRSSSILDADLSQLPPAKQPHNFMTMDVIEATVQCMVAQADECLKRGCSMRTSELMILEEYGRCLLEIKEFAFNTEN, from the exons ATG AATATGGAGGATTTAAGAGACATCGAGGACGAGTCCTATGCTGACTCGCAGGACATGGTGGAATATACATCAGAGGAACAGGAGGACGAGCAGGAAGAGGTGGAACATGGTACTATGGATGTTGATTTAGAAGATTTAGTAGAAGAAACTAATCACCCCGAAGTGTCCACTGATGAG GAATACGAAAATTACGAAGATGATGAAAAACCAAGCCGGACTCTATTGCCCGATAACAGCAATACAGTGCAAACATTTCAACATGTGGTATCGCTTTCGGGGCTTCAAAAAGTCGGCAACAACTCTGGGATAGAACGATCTACCTCCAAAGTAATGATGGTACCACAATCATCTACTGCAACGACTGCGCCAATGAAATTACTGAACGCTGCACGGCCCTCCCTACCTTCAACGGCGGCAACTACATCCTATCGGTTGTTGAATTCGGACGGTACGATGATCGTGAACGTGTCTAACAAATCAGGACCGACGAAGAAAGTAATCTCTGTCTCTAGTCCTGTGGCAAATCCGCCAAATCAAACTAACAGAGTGGTGCTGAATACAAATGCACGAGTGATGCATATTCAGCCTCAAAACATGTCCGCATCGACAGGAGCGGGATTGAAAACGATGACTGTTGGAAAAACAATCACAATGAAAACGATTGCTGGTGGTGCCATAAAAATGGCATCGCAAACAACGCCATTAACATCAGGAACAGTGGTACGTGTGGCAAAACCGGCTGTAGCTCAACCAGGTGCACTGGCAGGAACGTCGAGTGTAACGAAGCAAAATGTTACCATTGGAGGAACCGACGTACAGAAAGTTATTCTTAAGCCAGGTGTTGGAAATACGGCgacgaaaaaaataatcgCTCCGTCAAGTGGATTACACGCGGTCACCTTACCCGGTGGCAAAGGGGTACAATATGTACGATTGTTAAATCAGAGACCAACGACTAGCGGTGGCACAGTACAGAAAATTGTATTGAAATCACCAAGCAAAATACACAACAGCGCTTCCAGCTCTGTCGCTGCTACCACAGGCACTGCAGTTTCCTCAACAGGAATCAGTGGCACCATTCAAACCGGTTCACCTAAAATTATAATGCAAAATAATAGAACGTTCGTTGTGCGGAATGGTGCTGGAAATTTAGCGGCGATGCCAACGACGTCAAGTCTCGGTAAACCATCAGTGCTATCAACAAACAGGAAAATTATCCTAAACTCCGACAGCAATAGTGGAACAGCACGCATTGTGCTATCGAAGGAAGATAGTAAACACATGGACAGCAAGGATAATCTTCAACTTGTCTCTCAGAAGCCACTAGCAGTGTCAAACGGTGGTGCTGCGCCTGAAAAGGTCGTTGTAAAAGCGGATGTGCGCAAACAAGATCAATATGTTATCGAAACTGTCAAAGCAAATTCGAATAATTCTGGGAGCTCGAGCGGTAGTAACATAAAGGGAGCAGATACTTCCAAGGATTCACCGAGGGCACCAACGACTACTGTGTATGGATTTCCCGACGAAGCATATAAAAAGCGTCCATGCAACTGCACAAAGTCGCAGTGCTTAAAACTTTATTGCGATTGTTTTGCCAATGGCGAGTATTGCTACAACTGTAACTGCAAAGATTGCTTCAACACGTTTGATCATGACAACGAGCGACAGAAAGCAATTCGTTCAACTCTGGAGCGCAATCCAAATGCCTTTAA GCCAAAGATTGGTTCAATCGGCTCGACAGACGATGGTACAAGGCTACACACAAAGGGGTGCAATTGTAAGCGGTCTGGATGCTTAAAAAATTACTGCGAGTGTTACGAGGGTAAAATTGCTTGCTCTAGCAATTGTAAATGTGTTG GATGCCGCAACACCGACCAATTTACTTTGGATTATGACTACTACTCCTCAAATGATGCATCGAGAAAATCAATTGATGATGGACACAGACATGTTTCTTTGATCGTACCTGACAAAATTGATTCTGATACAGGAGTAGCACATTCTAGCATGAACTCCGTTGGACTGAAACGGTCATCATCCATTCTGGATGCAGATTTGTCCCAATTACCGCCGGCTAAGCAACCTCACAATTTTATGACGATGGACGTGATAGAAGCTACTGTCCAGTGCATGGTAGCCCAAGCAGACGAATGCTTGAAACGTGGCTGCAGTATGCGTACCTCAGAACTAATGATTTTGGAAGAATATGGTCGCTGTTTATTAGAGATTAAGGAATTTGCTTTCAACACGGAAAACTAA
- the LOC120955384 gene encoding protein lin-54 homolog isoform X2, with the protein MEDLRDIEDESYADSQDMVEYTSEEQEDEQEEVEHGTMDVDLEDLVEETNHPEVSTDEEYENYEDDEKPSRTLLPDNSNTVQTFQHVVSLSGLQKVGNNSGIERSTSKVMMVPQSSTATTAPMKLLNAARPSLPSTAATTSYRLLNSDGTMIVNVSNKSGPTKKVISVSSPVANPPNQTNRVVLNTNARVMHIQPQNMSASTGAGLKTMTVGKTITMKTIAGGAIKMASQTTPLTSGTVVRVAKPAVAQPGALAGTSSVTKQNVTIGGTDVQKVILKPGVGNTATKKIIAPSSGLHAVTLPGGKGVQYVRLLNQRPTTSGGTVQKIVLKSPSKIHNSASSSVAATTGTAVSSTGISGTIQTGSPKIIMQNNRTFVVRNGAGNLAAMPTTSSLGKPSVLSTNRKIILNSDSNSGTARIVLSKEDSKHMDSKDNLQLVSQKPLAVSNGGAAPEKVVVKADVRKQDQYVIETVKANSNNSGSSSGSNIKGADTSKDSPRAPTTTVYGFPDEAYKKRPCNCTKSQCLKLYCDCFANGEYCYNCNCKDCFNTFDHDNERQKAIRSTLERNPNAFKPKIGSIGSTDDGTRLHTKGCNCKRSGCLKNYCECYEGKIACSSNCKCVGCRNTDQFTLDYDYYSSNDASRKSIDDGHRHVSLIVPDKIDSDTGVAHSSMNSVGLKRSSSILDADLSQLPPAKQPHNFMTMDVIEATVQCMVAQADECLKRGCSMRTSELMILEEYGRCLLEIKEFAFNTEN; encoded by the exons ATGGAGGATTTAAGAGACATCGAGGACGAGTCCTATGCTGACTCGCAGGACATGGTGGAATATACATCAGAGGAACAGGAGGACGAGCAGGAAGAGGTGGAACATGGTACTATGGATGTTGATTTAGAAGATTTAGTAGAAGAAACTAATCACCCCGAAGTGTCCACTGATGAG GAATACGAAAATTACGAAGATGATGAAAAACCAAGCCGGACTCTATTGCCCGATAACAGCAATACAGTGCAAACATTTCAACATGTGGTATCGCTTTCGGGGCTTCAAAAAGTCGGCAACAACTCTGGGATAGAACGATCTACCTCCAAAGTAATGATGGTACCACAATCATCTACTGCAACGACTGCGCCAATGAAATTACTGAACGCTGCACGGCCCTCCCTACCTTCAACGGCGGCAACTACATCCTATCGGTTGTTGAATTCGGACGGTACGATGATCGTGAACGTGTCTAACAAATCAGGACCGACGAAGAAAGTAATCTCTGTCTCTAGTCCTGTGGCAAATCCGCCAAATCAAACTAACAGAGTGGTGCTGAATACAAATGCACGAGTGATGCATATTCAGCCTCAAAACATGTCCGCATCGACAGGAGCGGGATTGAAAACGATGACTGTTGGAAAAACAATCACAATGAAAACGATTGCTGGTGGTGCCATAAAAATGGCATCGCAAACAACGCCATTAACATCAGGAACAGTGGTACGTGTGGCAAAACCGGCTGTAGCTCAACCAGGTGCACTGGCAGGAACGTCGAGTGTAACGAAGCAAAATGTTACCATTGGAGGAACCGACGTACAGAAAGTTATTCTTAAGCCAGGTGTTGGAAATACGGCgacgaaaaaaataatcgCTCCGTCAAGTGGATTACACGCGGTCACCTTACCCGGTGGCAAAGGGGTACAATATGTACGATTGTTAAATCAGAGACCAACGACTAGCGGTGGCACAGTACAGAAAATTGTATTGAAATCACCAAGCAAAATACACAACAGCGCTTCCAGCTCTGTCGCTGCTACCACAGGCACTGCAGTTTCCTCAACAGGAATCAGTGGCACCATTCAAACCGGTTCACCTAAAATTATAATGCAAAATAATAGAACGTTCGTTGTGCGGAATGGTGCTGGAAATTTAGCGGCGATGCCAACGACGTCAAGTCTCGGTAAACCATCAGTGCTATCAACAAACAGGAAAATTATCCTAAACTCCGACAGCAATAGTGGAACAGCACGCATTGTGCTATCGAAGGAAGATAGTAAACACATGGACAGCAAGGATAATCTTCAACTTGTCTCTCAGAAGCCACTAGCAGTGTCAAACGGTGGTGCTGCGCCTGAAAAGGTCGTTGTAAAAGCGGATGTGCGCAAACAAGATCAATATGTTATCGAAACTGTCAAAGCAAATTCGAATAATTCTGGGAGCTCGAGCGGTAGTAACATAAAGGGAGCAGATACTTCCAAGGATTCACCGAGGGCACCAACGACTACTGTGTATGGATTTCCCGACGAAGCATATAAAAAGCGTCCATGCAACTGCACAAAGTCGCAGTGCTTAAAACTTTATTGCGATTGTTTTGCCAATGGCGAGTATTGCTACAACTGTAACTGCAAAGATTGCTTCAACACGTTTGATCATGACAACGAGCGACAGAAAGCAATTCGTTCAACTCTGGAGCGCAATCCAAATGCCTTTAA GCCAAAGATTGGTTCAATCGGCTCGACAGACGATGGTACAAGGCTACACACAAAGGGGTGCAATTGTAAGCGGTCTGGATGCTTAAAAAATTACTGCGAGTGTTACGAGGGTAAAATTGCTTGCTCTAGCAATTGTAAATGTGTTG GATGCCGCAACACCGACCAATTTACTTTGGATTATGACTACTACTCCTCAAATGATGCATCGAGAAAATCAATTGATGATGGACACAGACATGTTTCTTTGATCGTACCTGACAAAATTGATTCTGATACAGGAGTAGCACATTCTAGCATGAACTCCGTTGGACTGAAACGGTCATCATCCATTCTGGATGCAGATTTGTCCCAATTACCGCCGGCTAAGCAACCTCACAATTTTATGACGATGGACGTGATAGAAGCTACTGTCCAGTGCATGGTAGCCCAAGCAGACGAATGCTTGAAACGTGGCTGCAGTATGCGTACCTCAGAACTAATGATTTTGGAAGAATATGGTCGCTGTTTATTAGAGATTAAGGAATTTGCTTTCAACACGGAAAACTAA
- the LOC120955383 gene encoding SET domain-containing protein SmydA-8, translated as MEANCGYCGVPAKLKCAGCQQVYYCNPDHQKKHWKAKHKHECVKPYELTKSDEIGRHFVATKTIEKDTILFSENPLVIGPKWNLADYEQRSTVVPCVGCFTDCPLGQFYCEFCRWPACKPDCPGLGNSNLHGLECGVLRFGRPPKPGDDPEMFFDYYRYDALLVLKCLALQIRNADLFDQLINLESHYNARKNSRYYADTDERVVSYLFRNFLDPLQKLERKEGKVVLKMCDRKTLHMIGGILEVNAMIIPLSNGREICGLYPMGCLLEHNCMPNSFYTFDCSKGMKLTFKAGRDIQKGEHITTTYTHSLWGTQLRREHLKTNKYFACKCSRCSDPTEFGTFLSALRCMGIENEPCGGFQLPINPLAEDSDWKCNRCPVQITHDQVNFLMSKIGEEVDDVMSRKSSVKEFENLIHKLQNFLHPNHFHLQTLKHSLIQMYGRFPGHRLSELSDEILRTKLKMCHEMLTIIEVLDPESFRLSLYASVILLEQHAALIELHKRQNSLTASNVKDALSEALQSLVRAKNILRNEMGTLQGKKLMEQIESALENVKAQPGTK; from the exons ATGGAAGCTAATTGTGGATATTGTGGTGTTCCAGCGAAGTTAAAATGTGCTGGTTGCCAACAAGTGTATTATTGTAATCCTGATCATCAAAAGAAACATTGGAAAGCTAAACATAAGCATGAATGCGTAAAACCATATGAG TTGACTAAGAGTGATGAAATCGGACGACACTTTGTGGCGACCAAGACAATTGAAAAGGATACCATACTCTTTTCCGAGAATCCGCTAGTTATAGGCCCGAAATGGAATTTGGCTGACTACGAACAACGATCGACGGTAGTACCATGCGTTGGATGTTTTACGGACTGTCCGCTGGGCCAGTTCTACTGTGAATTTTGCCGCTGGCCAGCCTGCAAACCAGACTGTCCCGGATTAGGAAACTCCAACTTGCATGGGCTCGAGTGCGGTGTGTTACGTTTTGGTCGACCTCCAAAACCTGGGGATGATCCGGAAATGTTCTTCGATTATTATAGGTATGATGCATTATTGGTGCTGAAATGTTTGGCCCTACAAATTCGTAATGCAGACTTATTCGACCAGCTAATCAACCTTGAGAGTCATTACAATGCGCGTAAAAATTCCCGCTATTACGCGGATACTGACGAGCGTGTCGTTTCGTATCTGTTTCGAAATTTTCTCGATCCCCTGCAAAAGCTGGAGCGTAAAGAGGGCAAAGTTGTTCTCAAAATGTGCGATCGCAAAACGCTCCACATGATTGGAGGCATACTAGAAGTTAATGCCATGATTATTCCACTGTCAAATGGAAGAGAAATTTGTGGCCTATACCCGATGGGTTGCCTGCTCGAGCACAATTGTATGCCAAACTCCTTTTACACGTTTGATTGCTCTAAAGGAATGAAACTAACCTTCAAAGCTGGTAGGGACAtacaaaaag GTGAACATATAACCACTACCTATACCCATTCGCTATGGGGAACGCAGCTTCGCAGAGAGCATCTGAAAACGAACAAATACTTTGCTTGCAAATGCAGCCGGTGCTCTGATCCGACTGAATTTGGCACTTTCTTGAGTGCCTTGCGGTGCATGGGTATAGAGAATGAGCCATGCGGAGGCTTTCAACTGCCAATTAATCCACTTGCTGAGGACAGCGACTGGAAGTGCAACAGATGTCCGGTACAGATTACACACGATCAAGTTAACTTCCTGATGTCCAAGATAGGCGAGGAGGTAGATGACGTGATGAGTCGTAAGTCTTCTGTAAAAGAGTTTGAGAATCTAATCCATAAATTGCAAAACTTCCTGCATCCAAATCACTTTCATCTACAAACACTGAAACATTCATTGATCCAAATGTATGGACGCTTTCCCGGGCATCGTTTGAGCGAGCTTTCCGATGAGATACTAcgcacaaaattaaaaatgtgtcatGAAATGTTAACAATAATCGAAGTGCTCGATCCAGAATCTTTCCGATTAAGTCTATACGCCAGTGTGATTTTACTAGAACAACATGCAGCCCTCATTGAGCTACACAAGCGCCAAAATTCTCTCACTGCGTCTAATGTGAAGGATGCGCTCAGTGAAGCTTTGCAGAGTCTGGTACGTGCTAAAAATATTTTGCGGAACGAAATGGGAACATTGCAAGGTAAAAAATTAATGGAACAAATAGAGAGCGCTTTAGAAAATGTAAAGGCGCAACCTGGCACTAAATAA
- the LOC120955382 gene encoding serrate RNA effector molecule homolog, translating into MGDSDDEYDRKRRDKFRGERSAGGGGDSYGRGADRPDRSRGRDDWPDRVRPRQDYRDYRPPPRDRGYSPAREGPTVKRMRGDTWGDEGRHRFGAHDGYGMYGYAHDHFGMHPTVGPYGHQHATHQREPVVSGDMLTQPCMMTLKQFLATQDDSISDSDAITKYNEYKLEFRRQQMNEFFVAHKDEEWFKIKYHPEESQKRKEEQLSFLKRRCEVFLELLKSKEIGKVSVDASNTDALLRLLDTVVIKLEGGTEEDLKVLDIKPSVVEAAARTPATLNEEKVKTESKVDATAKELAVKMEEDSSKQETETDVLSVPQSEEDARNGNSKIKEELSKSMDDGNENGDKSKSNDAQKSEKEIAEVEHEAHKHESEDRKKRSRSDSGSSSSSSSSSSSSESEEEKDERMNKEDNEDEENMRIPEEEKKSDSADTMDNINRDKEVDEGKPVCDAEDLNTADDRDDNADQNKEQNEFEETTKDKNSSDPVNDVNKENSDKKSQQEGDSKAETIDLAKDPADSGSRALHRTSSIFLRNLAPSITKAEVEAMCRRYNGFLRVAIADPLLERRWFRRGWVTFKREVNIKEICWNLNNIRLRDCELGAIVNKDLSRRVRPVNGITCHKTVVRSDIKLGAKIAHNLDDKWGLWKETPTAASGTGEAGDKNGSEVQPEESFGLQSKNPVLQNITDYLIEEASAEEEELLGLSEDSKKVSEGELIERDPQLIEVLDRLILYLRIVHSVDFYNHCEYPYEDEMPNRCGIIHARGPPSQSKVMSNEIQEYIRTFEGKMASFLTRMVDIDETDMKKLGAKDAEAEVEKFITANTQELAKDKWLCPLSGKKFKGPDFVRKHIFNKHAEKVEEVRKEVEYFNNYLKDSKRPQLPEHPGNAKKPGSEGATSATANASVGAGGYRNQPFGMSHSYAPMYASYAAASMMAPNPRGRAGFGRGGRMGGPDYRPVIHYRDLDAPREPDEFL; encoded by the exons CACATGACGGCTATGGAATGTACGGTTACGCACATGATCACTTTGGAATGCATCCAACTGTCGGTCCTTATGGCCATCAACATGCTACACATCAAAG GGAACCGGTAGTATCAGGAGATATGCTAACACAGCCGTGCATGATGACGTTGAAACAGTTCCTCGCCACACAGGATGATTCGATCTCCGACTCTGACGCAATAACAAAGTACAACGAGTATAAACTTGAGTTTAGGCGACAGCAGATGAACGAATTTTTCGTTGCACACAAGGACGAAGAATG GTTTAAGATCAAATATCATCCAGAAGAATCGCAAAAGCGAAAGGAAGAACAGCTGTCATTTTTGAAG CGTCGGTGTGAAGTATTCTTAGAATTACTCAAGTCTAAAGAAATTGGAAAAGTCTCTGTCGATGCTTCCAATACCGACGCGTTGCTTCGTTTGCTTGATACGGTGGTTATTAAACTGGAGGGAGGCACTGAAGAAGATTTAAAAGTGCTGGATATAAAGCCTTCGGTAGTTGAAGCGGCTGCTCGAACGCCCGCTACACTAAACGAGGAAAAAGTTAAAACCGAATCGAAAGTGGATGCAACGGCTAAAGAATTAGCCGTCAAAATGGAGGAAGATTCTTCTAAACAAGAGACAGAAACAGATGTGCTCAGTGTGCCACAGTCTGAAGAAGATGCAAGAAATGGCAATTCTAAAATCAAAGAGGAACTATCCAAATCCATGGacgatggaaatgaaaatgggGACAAGAGCAAATCGAATGATGCACAAAAAAGCGAGAAAGAAATTGCCGAAGTGGAACATGAAGCACACAAACATGAATCTGAAGATCGTAAGAAACGAAGTCGGTCTGATTCTGGTTCaagttcatcatcatcgtcttcATCGTCTTCGAGTGAAtcggaggaagaaaaagatgAGCGTATGAACAAAGAGGATaatgaagatgaagaaaatATGCGAATCccagaagaggaaaaaaaatcagattCGGCAGATACGATGGATAACATTAATCGAGATAAGGAAGTAGATGAAGGCAAACCCGTATGCGACGCGGAAGATCTAAACACGGCTGATGATAGAGATGATAATGCCGACCAGAACAAGGAACAGAATGAGTTTGAGGAAACCACGAAAGACAAGAATAGTTCCGACCCCGTAAACGATGTAAACAAAGAGAATAGTGATAAAAAATCACAACAGGAAGGCGATTCTAAAGCAGAAACTATTGATTTGGCGAAAGATCCTGCAGATAGTGGATCGCGAGCACTGCATCGCACGAGTTCAATTTTCCTACGAAATTTGGCTCCGTCCATCACGAAGGCGGAAGTGGAGGCTATGTGTCGTCGCTACAACGGATTTCTTCGCGTAGCAATCGCAGATCCTCTGCTGGAACGTCGCTGGTTCCGACGAGGTTGGGTAACGTTCAAGCGCGAAGTGAACATCAAGGAAATTTGTTGGAACTTGAACAACATTCGTCTAAGAGATTGTGAACTGGGCGCAATAGTCAACAAAGATCTAAGTCGACGAGTGCGCCCGGTAAACGGTATCACCTGTCACAAAACTGTTGTGCGCAGTGATATTAAGCTCGGTGCAAAGATAGCTCACAACCTGGACGACAAATGGGGATTGTGGAAAGAAACTCCGACAGCTGCATCTGGCACGGGAGAAGCTGGAGATAAAAATGGCTCAGAAGTTCAACCTGAAGAATCATTTGGTTTGCAATCAAAAAATCCCGTACTGCAAAACATTACCGATTATTTGATCGAAGAAGCATCGGCAGAAGAAGAGGAGCTGCTAGGTTTGTCGGAAGACAGCAAAAAGGTTTCGGAGGGCGAGTTAATTGAGCGCGATCCTCAGTTGATAGAAGTGCTCGATCGATTGATCTTGTATTTGCGGATTGTGCATTCGGTCGATTTCTACAACCATTGTGAATATCCGTACGAAGACGAAATGCCTAATCGATGCGGAATTATTCACGCTCGTGGACCACCCTCACAGAGCAAAGTGATGAGCAACGAAATTCAGGAATATATTCGCACATTTGAAGGTAAAATGGCTTCCTTCCTTACCAGAATGGTCGATATAGACGAGACCGATATGAAAAAGCTCGGTGCAAAGGATGCCGAAGCGGAAGTGGAAAAGTTTATCACCGCAAACACTCAGGAGTTAGCGAAGGATAAGTGGTTATGTCCTTTGTCAGGGAAAAAATTCAAAGGTCCAGATTTTGTACgtaaacacattttcaacaaACACGCGGAAAAGGTAGAAGAAGTGCGCAAGGAAGTAGAATACTTCAACAACTATCTCAAAGATTCAAAGCGACCTCAGCTGCCAGAACATCCAGGTAATGCCAAGAAACCTGGATCTGAGGGTGCAACATCGGCTACTGCTAATGCAAGCGTCGGTGCAGGAGG ATATCGCAACCAACCCTTTGGAATGTCCCATAGCTATGCACCCATGTATGCTTCATACGCTGCCGCATCAATGATGGCCCCAAATCCTCGTGGACGAGCAGGATTTGGCCGTGGAGGAAG gaTGGGAGGTCCTGACTACCGACCAGTAATTCATTATCGGGATCTAGATGCTCCTCGCGAACCTGATGAGTTTTTATAA